A single genomic interval of Rosistilla ulvae harbors:
- a CDS encoding lactate racemase domain-containing protein produces MSEFPRMFRVRQTFDDTRVASISSAVANQLSGSSLAAKIRPGQSVAISVGSRGIANIAEIVRAIVDYVKSLGGVPFIVPAMGSHGGGTAEGQAALLGRYGVTDAAMGCEIRSSMETIVVAQAKEGFDVHFDRHASTADHVIVCNRIKPHTRFVGEIESGLMKMLLIGLGKRNGAVVYHQAIQNFSFGQIIRSVAGEVLNRCPIALGVAILENGYDETAAIQAVEPQQFESHERKLLLRARAMMPALPFDRADLLIVDKIGKDISGAGMDTNIVGRKYNDHVAREDEFPKIHQIYARGLTAATAGNATGVGIAEYCHQRLVDQMDPVATRINCLTGGHVTAAMVPIHFATDREVLAAAITQAGLVAPADVRWMWAPNTLEISEVMCSEAYWDQVADRPNLQIVHPPEPIRFDADDQLLEVF; encoded by the coding sequence ATGTCTGAATTCCCTCGCATGTTCCGCGTTCGTCAAACGTTTGACGACACGCGCGTTGCTTCGATCTCGTCTGCGGTGGCGAACCAATTGAGTGGATCGTCGCTGGCGGCGAAGATTCGTCCGGGGCAGAGCGTTGCGATTTCGGTTGGCAGTCGTGGGATCGCCAACATCGCCGAGATCGTTCGAGCAATCGTCGACTACGTCAAATCCTTGGGCGGCGTCCCCTTTATCGTTCCCGCGATGGGCAGCCACGGTGGCGGGACCGCCGAAGGGCAGGCGGCCCTGTTGGGACGATACGGCGTGACCGACGCGGCGATGGGCTGCGAGATCCGCAGCAGCATGGAGACGATCGTCGTCGCTCAGGCGAAAGAGGGTTTTGACGTCCACTTCGACCGACACGCTTCGACCGCCGATCATGTGATCGTCTGCAATCGGATCAAGCCGCACACGCGATTTGTCGGCGAGATCGAGAGCGGGCTGATGAAGATGCTGTTGATCGGTTTGGGCAAACGCAACGGCGCGGTGGTCTACCATCAAGCGATCCAGAACTTCAGCTTCGGCCAGATCATTCGCAGCGTAGCCGGTGAGGTTTTGAATCGTTGCCCGATCGCACTTGGGGTCGCAATCCTGGAGAACGGGTACGACGAGACCGCAGCGATCCAAGCGGTCGAGCCACAACAGTTTGAATCGCATGAACGGAAACTGCTGCTGCGAGCCCGCGCGATGATGCCCGCCCTCCCCTTCGATCGCGCCGATCTATTGATCGTCGACAAGATCGGCAAGGACATCAGTGGTGCCGGGATGGACACGAACATCGTCGGCCGCAAATACAACGACCACGTCGCTCGCGAGGACGAGTTTCCCAAGATCCATCAGATCTACGCCCGCGGCCTCACCGCAGCGACGGCCGGGAATGCGACCGGCGTCGGGATCGCCGAATATTGCCATCAGCGACTCGTCGATCAGATGGATCCCGTCGCGACGCGAATCAATTGCCTGACCGGCGGCCACGTGACCGCGGCGATGGTACCGATCCATTTCGCAACCGATCGCGAAGTCTTGGCGGCGGCGATCACGCAAGCGGGACTGGTCGCGCCGGCGGACGTTCGCTGGATGTGGGCTCCCAACACGCTGGAGATCTCCGAGGTGATGTGCTCCGAAGCCTACTGGGACCAAGTCGCCGATCGGCCGAACTTGCAGATCGTCCATCCGCCCGAACCGATCCGCTTCGATGCCGACGATCAGTTGTTGGAAGTTTTTTAG
- a CDS encoding coiled-coil domain-containing protein, translating into MDHVRHQVARVRRRLMLQKFASIFCWSLFAALCIALLALAVPKLWALSFDLDTWRLSWLAAAVAAAVVIAGVVTRWTAPSMNDAAIAIDQQFGLKERISSSLSMSEAELDSEIGKALLADAARRAEKLDVSEQFRHRVQRIALLPLAPCAVMAVLLFIPDATQDNQAQASVDTASQQQIKTAAEELKKKLAIRRKRAEAQGLKDAGDLFKKIEADLDQLGQRKDMDQKQAMVALNDIKKQLQERRDQMGSKEEMRKQLAGLKDMQRGPADKLASAMQRGELGKAEDEIKKLVKKLNDGTMTKAEQKQLENQIAKMQEAIEKAVEKHEQAKQDLQKKIDQAKQEGRSEDAEKLEKELQQMQQMDQQMQQMQQMAEGLAQAKEAMQKGDASSAAESLEQLAEELGEMQNEMDQLEEMMDQLSQAKQQMRCQSCQGSGCQQCQGSGQFPGKGGGKGDGGDGMGEGEGGKGDRPEEETETGNYESQVRTKPKNGSGIAAGFANGPNRKGVTREEIKSAVINAMQEESDPLEDRPLPRAEREHTEQYFNLLRQGSSEPDR; encoded by the coding sequence ATGGACCACGTTCGCCATCAAGTTGCTCGCGTCCGCCGACGGTTGATGCTGCAAAAGTTTGCAAGCATTTTCTGCTGGTCGCTCTTTGCCGCCTTGTGTATCGCTCTGTTGGCCCTGGCGGTGCCGAAGCTGTGGGCACTGTCGTTCGACTTGGATACCTGGCGACTGTCGTGGTTGGCTGCCGCGGTTGCCGCAGCGGTGGTGATCGCCGGCGTGGTGACGCGGTGGACTGCGCCGAGCATGAACGACGCAGCGATCGCGATCGATCAACAGTTTGGGCTCAAGGAGCGGATCAGTAGTTCGCTGTCGATGAGCGAAGCTGAACTCGATTCAGAGATCGGCAAGGCGCTCTTGGCCGATGCGGCTCGCCGAGCGGAGAAGTTGGACGTGTCGGAGCAATTTCGCCACCGCGTGCAACGGATCGCGCTGCTACCACTGGCTCCCTGTGCTGTGATGGCCGTGTTGCTGTTCATTCCCGATGCGACGCAGGACAACCAAGCTCAAGCGAGTGTCGACACCGCATCGCAACAGCAGATCAAAACCGCCGCGGAAGAGCTGAAGAAAAAGCTCGCGATCCGACGCAAACGCGCCGAAGCCCAGGGACTCAAAGATGCCGGCGATCTGTTCAAGAAGATCGAAGCCGATTTGGATCAACTGGGGCAGCGCAAGGACATGGATCAGAAGCAGGCGATGGTCGCTCTCAACGATATCAAGAAGCAGCTGCAAGAGCGCCGCGATCAGATGGGTTCGAAGGAGGAGATGCGGAAGCAGTTGGCCGGTTTAAAGGATATGCAGCGCGGCCCGGCTGACAAATTGGCGTCGGCGATGCAGCGCGGGGAACTGGGGAAAGCGGAAGACGAGATCAAGAAACTGGTCAAGAAGCTCAACGATGGCACGATGACCAAAGCCGAACAGAAGCAGCTGGAGAATCAGATCGCCAAGATGCAGGAAGCGATCGAGAAGGCTGTCGAAAAGCACGAACAGGCGAAGCAGGATCTGCAAAAGAAAATCGACCAAGCCAAGCAGGAAGGCCGCAGCGAGGATGCCGAGAAGCTGGAGAAGGAGTTGCAGCAGATGCAACAGATGGACCAGCAAATGCAACAGATGCAGCAGATGGCTGAGGGGCTAGCTCAAGCAAAAGAGGCGATGCAAAAAGGGGACGCGTCGAGTGCGGCGGAGTCCTTGGAACAGCTGGCCGAAGAGCTAGGCGAGATGCAGAACGAGATGGATCAATTGGAAGAGATGATGGACCAATTGTCGCAAGCCAAGCAGCAGATGCGGTGCCAGAGCTGTCAGGGCAGTGGCTGCCAGCAGTGCCAGGGATCGGGGCAGTTTCCCGGCAAGGGTGGAGGCAAAGGCGATGGCGGCGACGGAATGGGCGAAGGGGAAGGAGGCAAAGGCGACCGTCCCGAGGAGGAGACCGAGACGGGGAACTACGAATCGCAGGTCCGCACCAAACCGAAAAACGGCAGCGGAATCGCCGCCGGATTTGCCAACGGCCCCAATCGCAAAGGGGTGACGCGGGAGGAGATCAAGAGTGCGGTGATCAACGCGATGCAGGAGGAGAGCGACCCGTTGGAGGATCGTCCGCTTCCGCGAGCCGAGCGAGAGCATACCGAGCAATATTTCAACCTGTTGCGTCAGGGGAGCAGCGAACCGGATCGGTAA